GGCAAGAGATATAGAGCATAATAGAGAATATGAGGACATTCTTGCTGAACAATAAAGAGGACATTCTACCTTAACAGTAACAGGAAAATAATTGGGACAAACGTGATTTCATAGCGGTGATTTGTATTTCTCTTTAATGTGTTTTATATATCGGTCTTTTAAATTCTTATTATATCCTCTAACTGCATTCCTTGCATTTTCAATCCCACCAGAATAAAACCGATTCCAAAAGAATATGGTAATGAGTGTACCATCAAGATAACGGTGTTCCCTAACAGATTTAACTGCAAAACAGCCCGTAATAGCATTAAGGGAAAAAGTAATAATTCCAGCTACAAATTTTTTAGCATAAATTTCACCCATCCCGGGCACAATTGTAGAGAATAAATGTGCTAACCTTTCAGACTTATACGGAAGGGTTTTCCCTTGGAGGACTGCACTTTTCAAGTCATTCTTACCTATATTTTCAAAAACCTGTGCTCCTTCATCCCATCTACCTTCCATAGTATAAAGCCAGGCTATTAGATTCTCGCCCCCATTCAAGTCTTCGGCTGCAAAACGAGCTAAAGAGTATCCACCTAATTCAATATAAGTATTTATGAGCTCCATAGAAGCAATGGC
This DNA window, taken from bacterium, encodes the following:
- a CDS encoding tetratricopeptide repeat protein is translated as MKKSIMIHLRNLKRILVISISIGICSASYSQVGITYFADKLFDEGKYKSAIVEYERLNFFYPDSHFQYRIGVCYQKLGNLDKAAAVFGELGAIASMELINTYIELGGYSLARFAAEDLNGGENLIAWLYTMEGRWDEGAQVFENIGKNDLKSAVLQGKTLPYKSERLAHLFSTIVPGMGEIYAKKFVAGIITFSLNAITGCFAVKSVREHRYLDGTLITIFFWNRFYSGGIENARNAVRGYNKNLKDRYIKHIKEKYKSPL